A genomic segment from Deltaproteobacteria bacterium encodes:
- a CDS encoding branched-chain amino acid ABC transporter permease, which produces MMVEARPAGSANLGSLDYRKTGGWILAIGVWLVPLLWTDLTTYLTLTIAGVTMGVLLFLTASGLTVIFGLMDVLNLTHGAFFAWGAYAGFSLLGYLNKIGWVEMATLGQSIGSLVLVLFLSLLVGAILGLILEKFIIRKTYGNHLKQILITMGAALVMTEIIKIFWGPNDEAIGVPAAFQNSWDLFDVMVNKFRGVAILVGGLVFVGIQLVLRKT; this is translated from the coding sequence ATGATGGTTGAGGCAAGGCCGGCAGGTTCGGCGAATCTTGGAAGTTTGGATTATCGGAAAACAGGCGGCTGGATTCTGGCCATAGGCGTCTGGTTGGTTCCCCTTTTATGGACCGATCTGACCACTTATTTGACTTTGACCATCGCCGGGGTGACCATGGGGGTCCTCCTCTTCCTGACCGCCTCGGGTCTGACGGTCATCTTCGGCCTGATGGATGTGCTCAACCTGACCCACGGGGCCTTTTTTGCCTGGGGGGCCTATGCCGGGTTTTCCCTTTTGGGGTATCTGAATAAGATAGGCTGGGTGGAGATGGCCACCCTGGGTCAAAGCATCGGAAGTCTGGTGCTGGTCCTGTTCCTCTCCCTGTTGGTGGGGGCCATATTAGGCCTGATTCTGGAAAAATTTATCATCCGTAAGACCTATGGGAATCATCTCAAGCAGATCCTCATCACCATGGGTGCGGCCTTAGTCATGACCGAGATCATCAAGATCTTTTGGGGGCCTAACGATGAGGCCATCGGGGTGCCGGCGGCCTTTCAGAACTCCTGGGACTTGTTTGACGTTATGGTGAACAAGTTCCGGGGTGTGGCCATCCTGGTGGGCGGCCTGGTCTTTGTGGGCATTCAATTAGTCCTCCGGAAGACC
- a CDS encoding ABC transporter ATP-binding protein, which translates to MTEPILSLSDVHTHILQHHILQGVSFEVKPGRATVLLGRNGAGKSTTLRTIMGLYPATAGTIKFSGRSIQNRRPFEIARLGIGYVPEDFAVLYTLTVEENFRLAMFKESAESWKRLEEIFKLFPDLKKFRQSKAGVLSGGQKQMLAIALALVLDHQIVLIDEPSKGLAPVVVEHLGESLNQIRETTTIVLVEQNFYLASKVGQDYFILDDGRVVHQGLMEDLAHDLELKQKYLGIA; encoded by the coding sequence ATGACTGAACCGATCCTGTCTCTTAGCGATGTCCATACCCACATTCTGCAGCACCATATCCTTCAGGGGGTCTCCTTTGAGGTCAAACCGGGCAGGGCCACCGTGCTCCTGGGAAGAAACGGCGCCGGGAAATCCACCACCCTGCGGACCATCATGGGCCTCTACCCGGCCACAGCGGGCACGATAAAATTTTCCGGCCGTTCCATTCAGAATCGGCGGCCTTTCGAAATCGCCCGTCTGGGTATAGGGTATGTCCCCGAGGACTTTGCCGTGCTTTACACCCTGACCGTGGAAGAAAATTTTCGTCTGGCCATGTTCAAGGAAAGCGCAGAAAGTTGGAAAAGACTGGAAGAGATCTTTAAACTGTTTCCGGACCTTAAAAAGTTCCGCCAATCCAAGGCCGGGGTCCTGTCCGGAGGCCAGAAACAGATGCTGGCCATCGCCCTGGCCCTGGTTCTCGATCACCAGATCGTTTTGATCGACGAACCCTCAAAGGGCTTGGCCCCCGTGGTGGTGGAACATCTCGGGGAGTCGCTCAATCAAATCAGGGAAACCACCACTATTGTCTTAGTGGAACAAAATTTCTACTTAGCCAGCAAGGTGGGACAGGATTACTTTATCCTGGATGACGGCCGTGTGGTCCACCAGGGTCTCATGGAAGATTTGGCCCATGATCTTGAATTAAAACAAAAATACTTGGGCATAGCCTGA
- a CDS encoding ABC transporter ATP-binding protein: MNPSPLIETRDLTISFGGNIAVNKVNLKVEPYCLKSLIGPNGAGKTTLFNLISGQYRPTAGKVFFKGQDITGLGPAERTKLGLGRSFQLTNIFPTLSVLENVRVALQSKADVGLVFWRYYRAFSDLEDQAYQLLKQVLLSERWADDAVSLTHGEKRKLEIAILLALDSEVLLLDEPTAGMSLEEVPAILDIIQQIKAGRNRTILLVEHKFDMIMAVSDTIAVLKDGSLLCDGSPQTIAQNQEVQEAYLSGGVKHD; this comes from the coding sequence ATGAACCCTTCGCCGCTTATCGAAACCAGGGATCTGACTATCAGCTTCGGCGGCAATATCGCCGTCAATAAGGTCAACCTCAAGGTGGAGCCTTATTGTCTCAAGTCCCTTATCGGCCCCAATGGGGCCGGAAAGACCACCCTGTTCAATTTAATCAGTGGCCAGTATCGACCTACGGCCGGAAAGGTTTTTTTTAAAGGCCAGGATATCACCGGTCTCGGCCCGGCCGAGCGGACCAAGTTAGGGTTGGGGCGGTCGTTTCAGTTAACCAATATCTTTCCTACCCTGAGTGTCCTGGAAAATGTCCGGGTGGCCCTGCAGTCCAAGGCCGATGTGGGGCTGGTTTTCTGGCGCTACTACCGTGCCTTTAGCGATCTGGAAGATCAGGCCTACCAATTGCTCAAACAGGTCCTGCTGAGCGAACGCTGGGCCGATGACGCCGTCAGCCTGACCCATGGTGAAAAGCGCAAGTTGGAAATCGCCATCCTCCTGGCCCTGGATTCGGAAGTACTGCTCTTAGATGAACCTACGGCCGGTATGAGTTTGGAGGAGGTGCCGGCCATCCTGGATATCATCCAACAGATCAAGGCCGGCCGAAACCGGACGATCCTGCTGGTGGAGCATAAATTTGATATGATCATGGCCGTCTCCGACACGATCGCCGTGCTCAAAGACGGCAGCCTCCTCTGCGACGGTTCGCCCCAGACCATTGCCCAGAACCAGGAGGTACAGGAAGCCTATTTAAGCGGAGGAGTGAAGCATGACTGA
- a CDS encoding substrate-binding domain-containing protein, which yields MLTVLVAVSLALGAGLGGAIAAEPIKIVQVVDLTGPLEAYAKQSVNGFQLGLEYATKGSMKVLDRPIKVIIKDTQFKPDVGKQMLTEAFKDDKADIAVGGVFSAVAMAMLPVAKEFKKILIVEPAVADSITGEAWNRYIFRTGRNSSQDAISNAVAIAQPGVFIATLAQDYAFGRDGVKAYKEAAEAKGAKIVHEEYAPVATTDFTAPVQRIIQAMKYLKGEKYIFIIWAGKGNPFSIVGMGLDKYGIKVTTGGNILDAMALYKPLVGMKGAIYYYYDIPKNPINDWLVKEHQKRFHAPPDFFTCGGFSAAIAVVAGLTKAGTTDTEKLITAMEGMHFQTPKGEMVFRVEDHQALQSMYAFKIKVDPNVKWAIPELVKEFTWKDMNVPIRIKK from the coding sequence ATGTTGACAGTTTTGGTGGCGGTTTCTTTGGCGTTAGGTGCAGGGCTGGGCGGCGCAATAGCTGCAGAGCCGATCAAAATCGTTCAGGTCGTGGATTTGACCGGGCCGTTGGAGGCTTACGCCAAACAGTCTGTTAATGGGTTCCAACTGGGCTTGGAGTACGCCACCAAGGGCAGCATGAAGGTCCTGGACCGACCGATCAAGGTCATCATCAAAGACACCCAATTCAAACCCGATGTGGGCAAACAGATGCTTACCGAGGCCTTCAAGGATGACAAGGCAGACATAGCCGTAGGCGGAGTCTTTTCGGCCGTGGCCATGGCCATGCTTCCTGTGGCCAAGGAGTTCAAAAAGATCCTGATCGTTGAACCGGCCGTGGCCGATTCCATCACCGGAGAGGCCTGGAACCGCTATATCTTCCGCACGGGCCGTAATTCCTCTCAGGATGCCATCTCTAACGCCGTGGCCATAGCCCAACCCGGTGTCTTCATCGCCACCCTGGCCCAGGATTATGCCTTTGGCCGGGACGGTGTCAAGGCGTACAAAGAAGCGGCCGAGGCCAAAGGGGCCAAGATCGTCCATGAAGAATATGCCCCGGTCGCCACCACCGATTTCACCGCGCCGGTTCAGCGAATCATTCAGGCCATGAAATACCTGAAGGGCGAAAAATATATCTTCATCATCTGGGCCGGAAAGGGGAATCCCTTCTCCATCGTCGGAATGGGATTGGATAAATATGGTATCAAGGTCACCACTGGCGGCAACATCCTGGATGCCATGGCCCTTTACAAGCCCCTGGTGGGGATGAAGGGAGCCATTTACTATTACTACGATATCCCTAAAAACCCGATAAACGACTGGCTGGTCAAAGAACATCAGAAACGGTTTCATGCCCCGCCGGATTTCTTTACCTGCGGCGGTTTTTCAGCGGCCATAGCTGTTGTGGCAGGCCTGACCAAGGCCGGAACCACCGATACCGAAAAATTGATCACGGCCATGGAAGGGATGCATTTTCAGACGCCTAAAGGGGAAATGGTCTTCAGGGTTGAGGATCATCAGGCCCTTCAATCCATGTATGCCTTCAAGATCAAAGTGGATCCCAATGTCAAATGGGCCATCCCCGAGCTGGTTAAAGAATTTACCTGGAAGGACATGAACGTCCCGATCCGCATTAAGAAGTAA
- a CDS encoding long-chain fatty acid--CoA ligase has protein sequence MEAQGIGFWLNKRALQMGDKEALVEGGRRLSYGELNRRVNRLSGGLQAMGLKYGDRLALLAYNGLEYVEVIFAAAKLGLLLVPLNWRLSPSELAFNLTDSETRALIFDPGFTETVKILKDQSPINRMLVFGKEEALEAAAYEQILAGQSEDEPEADKLIGLDTPHIIMYTAGTTGRPKGAVLTQGAGFWNAVNLSLDINFTPDDRDLLVLPMFHIGGIGLFTLPVLYAGGTVVLLRTFDPAETLRLLKEEKITLFFGVPAVFLFLIQHPDFDPGVFKNVRLVMSGGAPLPLSLVHQYHQAGIVLQQGFGMSEAAPSISTLRKEVSLKKAGSIGRALFHVEVRVVDDDLKDLPVGAVGELVIRGPNLMQGYWNRPEATREAFSGGWFHTGDLARMDEEGDLYIVERKKDMFISGGENVYPAEVENAIYELPQVSEAAVIGLKDQKWGEVGKAVVVLKAGEKLLAEEILHHLKSRLAKYKIPKEVVFISQLPRNAAGKVLKTVLKEKFG, from the coding sequence ATGGAAGCACAGGGTATCGGCTTCTGGTTGAATAAAAGGGCGCTTCAGATGGGGGATAAGGAAGCCCTGGTGGAAGGCGGCCGCCGTCTCAGCTATGGGGAGCTCAATCGGCGGGTCAATCGGCTTTCCGGCGGTCTTCAGGCCATGGGCCTTAAATACGGCGACCGTCTGGCCCTTTTGGCCTATAATGGTCTGGAATACGTGGAGGTAATTTTTGCCGCCGCCAAATTGGGCCTCCTGTTGGTCCCCTTGAATTGGAGGCTTTCCCCCTCGGAACTGGCCTTCAACCTCACGGACAGTGAAACCCGTGCCTTGATCTTCGATCCGGGATTCACCGAGACCGTTAAAATCCTTAAAGATCAATCTCCCATTAACCGGATGCTGGTCTTCGGGAAGGAAGAGGCCTTAGAGGCCGCAGCTTACGAGCAGATCCTGGCCGGGCAATCGGAGGATGAACCGGAGGCGGATAAGCTAATCGGTTTGGATACCCCCCACATCATTATGTATACGGCCGGGACTACGGGCCGGCCCAAAGGGGCGGTCTTGACCCAGGGGGCCGGTTTCTGGAATGCCGTCAACCTGTCGCTGGACATAAACTTCACCCCCGATGACCGCGATCTGCTGGTCCTGCCCATGTTTCATATCGGCGGTATCGGTCTGTTTACCCTGCCGGTTCTTTATGCCGGCGGGACTGTTGTTCTTCTGCGCACCTTTGACCCGGCCGAGACCCTGAGATTGCTCAAAGAAGAAAAGATCACCCTGTTTTTCGGAGTACCGGCCGTCTTCCTCTTTTTGATCCAGCATCCGGACTTCGATCCCGGTGTTTTTAAAAATGTGCGTCTGGTCATGAGCGGTGGTGCGCCCTTACCGCTCAGCCTGGTCCATCAGTACCACCAGGCCGGCATCGTACTCCAGCAGGGCTTTGGCATGAGTGAGGCCGCCCCGAGTATTTCCACCTTGAGAAAAGAGGTTTCCCTTAAAAAGGCCGGTTCCATCGGCCGGGCCTTGTTTCACGTCGAAGTCCGGGTGGTGGATGATGATTTGAAAGACCTGCCCGTGGGTGCAGTGGGAGAGCTGGTTATTCGGGGTCCTAATCTGATGCAAGGGTATTGGAACAGGCCCGAGGCCACCAGGGAGGCCTTTTCCGGAGGCTGGTTTCACACCGGCGATCTGGCCCGTATGGATGAAGAGGGCGACCTCTATATCGTCGAACGCAAGAAGGATATGTTCATTTCCGGCGGGGAAAATGTCTATCCGGCCGAAGTGGAGAACGCTATTTATGAGCTTCCGCAGGTTTCCGAAGCAGCCGTTATCGGCCTGAAGGATCAAAAATGGGGGGAAGTCGGCAAGGCGGTGGTGGTCCTTAAAGCAGGAGAAAAACTCTTGGCCGAAGAAATCCTCCATCACCTTAAGAGCCGGCTGGCCAAATACAAAATTCCCAAGGAGGTGGTGTTTATCAGCCAGTTGCCGCGCAATGCCGCTGGCAAGGTTTTAAAGACCGTGCTCAAGGAAAAATTCGGGTAA
- a CDS encoding flavodoxin family protein → MVKVLGIAGSLRSRSNTLQYVKTALKVLEGEGISTELISLRGKKISPCTGCYDCARKKKGVCSIKGDDFNEILSKMRQADGIILGSPVYLSSVVPQMMALLARATFVSYWSDQFFTGKVGGPITVARRAGHNMAFSQLLLWFFLNGLIVPGSTYWNVGMAGAGGARDAEKDAEGLLTVTNFAHNMAGLMKKIF, encoded by the coding sequence ATTGTGAAAGTCCTTGGAATTGCCGGAAGCCTGCGGTCGAGAAGTAATACCCTTCAGTATGTAAAAACGGCTTTAAAGGTCCTTGAGGGGGAGGGTATCAGCACCGAATTGATTTCTCTCCGGGGGAAAAAAATCAGTCCTTGTACGGGCTGTTATGACTGCGCCCGGAAAAAGAAGGGGGTCTGCAGTATCAAAGGGGACGATTTCAATGAGATCCTGTCTAAGATGCGTCAGGCGGATGGTATTATCCTTGGTTCCCCGGTCTACCTCAGTTCGGTGGTGCCCCAGATGATGGCCCTTCTGGCCCGGGCTACCTTCGTATCCTACTGGAGTGATCAATTTTTTACCGGAAAAGTGGGCGGCCCCATCACCGTGGCCCGAAGGGCCGGTCACAATATGGCCTTCTCCCAGCTCCTGCTCTGGTTCTTCTTGAATGGACTTATAGTTCCCGGTTCCACCTATTGGAACGTCGGAATGGCCGGTGCCGGCGGGGCCAGGGACGCTGAAAAGGATGCCGAAGGTCTCCTGACTGTAACCAACTTTGCCCACAATATGGCCGGGCTGATGAAGAAGATTTTTTAG
- a CDS encoding enoyl-CoA hydratase/isomerase family protein, producing the protein MSKTFSLLQVEPQKEICRVTINRVKDRNSLNTPLMQELEAVLTEAEKTPARAVVFTGGGDTYFIGGADGVEMMQLDPEGASAFSARIQKLFNRMEESPLILVAAINGLCFGGGLEFALACDFRIADETARIGLPEVKVGLIPGGGGTQRLPRLVGPGRAMEMILSGRLYKAEEALTLGLVHRVTPDDKLLSEAAAFLEPILKNPQYALIQAKRAVRASQNTSLAEGLRIETEEFKKCFMNDFFVKLMCHQLKTGLLQTTSQLPDGICKEKG; encoded by the coding sequence ATGTCTAAAACCTTTTCTTTGCTTCAGGTAGAACCTCAAAAAGAGATCTGCCGGGTTACTATTAACCGGGTAAAAGACCGGAACTCCCTCAACACGCCCCTCATGCAGGAATTGGAGGCGGTACTTACCGAAGCGGAGAAGACGCCGGCCCGAGCCGTGGTTTTTACCGGCGGCGGAGACACCTATTTTATCGGCGGGGCCGATGGTGTGGAAATGATGCAACTGGACCCGGAAGGGGCTTCAGCCTTTTCAGCCCGGATTCAGAAACTCTTCAACCGGATGGAGGAAAGCCCCCTTATTTTAGTGGCTGCCATCAACGGCCTTTGTTTCGGAGGCGGCTTAGAGTTCGCCCTGGCCTGCGATTTTCGTATTGCCGATGAGACGGCTCGTATTGGACTGCCCGAGGTGAAGGTGGGCCTCATTCCCGGCGGAGGGGGCACCCAACGTCTGCCCCGGCTGGTGGGTCCGGGCCGGGCCATGGAGATGATCCTGAGCGGCCGGTTGTACAAGGCTGAAGAGGCCTTAACTCTGGGGCTGGTTCACCGGGTAACCCCTGACGATAAACTCCTTTCTGAAGCCGCAGCCTTTTTAGAACCGATCCTTAAAAATCCCCAGTATGCCCTGATCCAGGCCAAAAGGGCCGTGCGGGCATCTCAAAACACGTCCCTTGCCGAAGGGCTCCGAATCGAAACCGAAGAATTCAAAAAATGCTTTATGAACGATTTTTTCGTTAAGCTCATGTGCCATCAGCTTAAAACCGGCCTGCTGCAAACCACGTCCCAGTTGCCGGATGGGATCTGTAAAGAGAAGGGGTGA